One window from the genome of Mumia sp. ZJ1417 encodes:
- a CDS encoding TetR/AcrR family transcriptional regulator — MPSPRRQINRGPAAAGENRAAILAAARRVFAEQGYHAPLYKIAKEAGLGQGVLYRHFPNRLALGFAVFEENFVELREVSSRDDAGALEELWARLLDLTITDAAFVEMFVDARRATADYDGAERLVALLEPALGRARAAGRVDPELTMADLLLAHRMVFGVVATAEDEAAARVAVAAATALIPRLPPAPRA, encoded by the coding sequence ATGCCTTCCCCGCGCCGTCAGATCAACCGCGGCCCTGCTGCGGCCGGCGAGAACCGGGCGGCGATCCTGGCGGCGGCGCGGCGCGTCTTCGCCGAGCAGGGCTATCACGCTCCGCTGTACAAGATCGCCAAGGAGGCCGGGCTCGGCCAGGGTGTGCTCTACCGCCATTTCCCCAACCGTCTCGCCCTCGGCTTCGCGGTGTTCGAGGAGAACTTCGTCGAGCTGCGAGAGGTCTCGTCGCGCGACGACGCAGGCGCGCTCGAGGAGCTGTGGGCGCGGCTGCTGGACCTGACCATCACCGATGCCGCGTTCGTCGAGATGTTCGTGGACGCCCGTCGTGCCACCGCCGACTACGACGGCGCCGAGCGCTTGGTCGCTCTGCTCGAACCAGCCCTCGGCCGTGCACGCGCTGCGGGCCGCGTCGACCCCGAGCTGACGATGGCCGACCTTCTGCTCGCCCATCGCATGGTGTTCGGCGTCGTCGCCACCGCGGAGGACGAGGCCGCCGCGCGCGTCGCCGTGGCGGCGGCGACGGCGCTCATCCCGAGGCTGCCTCCTGCCCCTCGGGCGTGA
- a CDS encoding FAD-dependent oxidoreductase, with amino-acid sequence MPANPHPAPSYDHTYDVVVVGSGAAGLSTAMAAADSGLSVVVLESTDKWGGNTAMSGGGMWLPNNPLMKRDDVGDSREEALAYLEATVGEPGAASNRARKEAFVDGVEDFVLTAEKYGVELVRAPDYADYYPEKSGGKIGRAVEVKPFDVKRIGSWWETCQAPVALPVKTDDVWLLGRAWSTPAGFRRGAELVFRAAGGVLRGKKLAGIGAAFAASFVDVVVQKQKTPLWLNAPLEDLIMDEGHVVGVRVTRDGEPLTIEARRGVMLAGGGFDQNKQMRRELQGIEGNPSGAPGNLGRPIEIAYKAGAALELMDDAWWGASIAPVDGHGAAFIVGERSFPYSIIVDGKGERFANESESYVDLGHHMLEHDKDGPYWFIADTRHARRYLRTYAMDPRLNKKMTEAGIMVKADSLAELAGKIGVDPTRLDATVDRFNGFAKAGVDGDYGRGNSAYDRYYGDPLVRPNPCLGPLEKGPFTAFKVVIGDLGTKGGVVTDADARVLREDGSVIEGLYAAGNNSAAVMGRTYPGPGSTIGPAAVFGFRGARHMAASR; translated from the coding sequence ATGCCCGCGAACCCCCATCCCGCGCCCTCGTACGACCACACCTACGACGTCGTTGTCGTCGGGTCCGGAGCCGCGGGGTTGTCGACCGCGATGGCAGCCGCCGACTCCGGGCTGAGCGTCGTGGTGCTGGAAAGCACCGACAAGTGGGGCGGCAACACGGCGATGTCGGGCGGCGGGATGTGGCTGCCGAACAACCCGCTGATGAAGCGTGACGACGTCGGCGACTCCCGAGAGGAGGCGCTGGCCTACCTCGAGGCCACCGTCGGGGAGCCGGGAGCCGCCAGCAACAGGGCCCGCAAGGAGGCATTCGTCGACGGCGTCGAGGACTTCGTCCTGACGGCCGAGAAGTACGGCGTGGAGCTGGTGCGCGCACCGGACTATGCCGACTACTACCCCGAGAAGTCGGGCGGCAAGATCGGTCGCGCTGTCGAGGTCAAGCCGTTCGACGTCAAGCGCATCGGCTCGTGGTGGGAGACCTGCCAGGCCCCGGTGGCCCTGCCGGTGAAGACCGACGACGTCTGGCTGTTGGGACGGGCATGGTCGACCCCGGCCGGATTCCGGCGCGGCGCCGAGCTCGTGTTCCGCGCCGCGGGAGGGGTCCTGCGCGGCAAGAAGCTCGCCGGCATCGGCGCTGCCTTCGCCGCCTCCTTCGTCGACGTGGTCGTGCAGAAGCAGAAGACTCCGCTGTGGCTAAACGCGCCGCTCGAGGACCTGATCATGGACGAAGGACACGTGGTCGGCGTCCGCGTCACCCGCGACGGCGAGCCCCTCACGATCGAGGCACGCCGCGGCGTCATGCTCGCTGGCGGCGGGTTCGACCAGAACAAGCAGATGCGACGCGAGCTGCAGGGGATCGAGGGCAACCCGTCCGGCGCACCTGGCAACCTCGGTCGCCCGATCGAGATCGCCTACAAGGCCGGCGCGGCGCTCGAGCTGATGGACGACGCCTGGTGGGGTGCGTCGATCGCGCCCGTCGACGGACACGGCGCGGCATTCATCGTCGGCGAGCGGTCGTTCCCGTACTCGATCATCGTCGACGGCAAGGGCGAGCGGTTCGCCAACGAGTCGGAGTCGTACGTCGACCTCGGGCACCACATGCTCGAGCACGACAAGGACGGACCGTACTGGTTCATCGCCGACACCCGGCACGCACGCCGTTATCTGCGGACGTACGCCATGGACCCGCGCCTCAACAAGAAGATGACCGAGGCAGGGATCATGGTGAAGGCCGACTCGCTCGCCGAGCTCGCCGGCAAGATCGGCGTCGACCCCACGCGTCTCGACGCGACGGTCGACCGCTTCAACGGTTTCGCCAAGGCGGGCGTCGACGGCGACTACGGCCGTGGCAACTCCGCGTACGACCGCTACTACGGCGACCCGCTCGTTCGCCCCAACCCGTGCCTGGGCCCGCTGGAGAAGGGCCCGTTCACGGCGTTCAAGGTGGTGATCGGCGACCTCGGCACCAAGGGCGGTGTCGTCACCGACGCCGATGCGCGCGTCCTGCGCGAGGACGGCTCGGTCATCGAGGGCCTGTACGCCGCGGGCAACAACTCTGCCGCCGTGATGGGGCGCACCTACCCTGGTCCCGGGTCGACCATCGGACCCGCAGCGGTGTTCGGCTTCCGCGGCGCGCGCCACATGGCAGCCTCGCGCTGA
- a CDS encoding GAF and ANTAR domain-containing protein has product MPRRQDPDDWFAELARSLRDQGDETDTLDQALKLAVETIEGCDDAAISLIRRGGRIETINSTGPRAREADHLQYKIGTGPCLDTIHDHETTLVRDLSQEDRWPRWSEQVNRDLGFGSVLCFQLFTTADDYGALNLYADKVDAFDDSDQVVGAAMAAHIAVAVDSSRQIDQLGRSVRTRTVIGQAMGIVMERYDLDATRAFRFLQRVSSITNTRLLAVSEHIVATRQIPQPDNT; this is encoded by the coding sequence ATGCCACGCCGACAAGATCCTGACGACTGGTTCGCCGAGCTGGCGCGGTCCTTGCGGGACCAGGGCGACGAGACCGACACACTCGACCAGGCCCTCAAGCTGGCGGTTGAGACGATAGAGGGCTGCGACGACGCTGCGATAAGCCTGATCCGCCGTGGCGGACGGATCGAGACCATCAACTCCACCGGGCCGCGAGCGCGAGAGGCCGACCACCTGCAGTACAAGATCGGTACGGGCCCGTGTCTCGACACGATCCACGACCACGAGACCACGCTGGTCCGCGACCTTTCGCAGGAGGACCGATGGCCGCGATGGAGCGAGCAGGTCAACCGCGACCTGGGGTTCGGCAGCGTCCTGTGCTTCCAGCTCTTCACCACCGCCGACGACTACGGCGCGCTGAACCTGTACGCCGACAAGGTCGACGCCTTCGACGACTCTGACCAGGTCGTCGGTGCTGCCATGGCCGCACACATCGCCGTGGCCGTCGACTCCTCACGGCAGATCGACCAGCTCGGCCGGTCGGTGCGCACGCGCACCGTCATCGGCCAGGCGATGGGCATCGTCATGGAGCGGTACGACCTCGACGCCACGCGGGCCTTCCGCTTTCTTCAGCGTGTCTCGAGCATCACCAACACTCGGCTCCTCGCCGTTTCCGAGCACATCGTGGCGACCCGGCAGATCCCCCAGCCTGACAACACCTAG
- a CDS encoding RNA polymerase sigma factor, with protein MDLLDPGEQTFGVRITRRDEAALREAYETYAPVVLAYVTRYVGRHEAEDVMQRTFLDVWRGASGYDPSQRFTGWLFTIAHHRAIDALRARRHGVVDLEALRELAGEDGRDTVNRLADAALVRSAVARLPGHERAVLELAYFDDLPLREIAARLQVPMGTVKARAFRGKRRLGEILRAADEPAR; from the coding sequence ATGGACCTTCTCGATCCCGGTGAGCAGACGTTCGGCGTGCGCATCACCCGGAGGGACGAGGCCGCCCTCCGCGAGGCCTACGAGACGTACGCCCCTGTCGTGCTCGCCTACGTGACCAGATATGTCGGCAGGCACGAGGCAGAGGACGTGATGCAGCGCACCTTCCTCGACGTGTGGCGGGGAGCGTCGGGGTACGACCCGAGCCAGCGGTTCACCGGGTGGCTCTTCACGATCGCTCATCACCGTGCGATCGATGCGCTGCGGGCTCGCAGGCATGGGGTCGTCGACCTCGAAGCGCTGCGTGAGCTCGCAGGAGAAGACGGAAGGGACACCGTAAACCGGCTCGCGGATGCCGCGCTCGTCCGGTCCGCCGTCGCGAGGTTGCCCGGGCATGAACGCGCGGTCCTCGAGCTGGCGTACTTCGACGACCTCCCGCTGCGAGAGATCGCCGCGCGCCTCCAGGTCCCCATGGGGACGGTCAAAGCGCGTGCCTTCCGAGGGAAGCGACGGCTGGGAGAGATCTTGAGAGCGGCCGACGAACCTGCGAGATGA
- a CDS encoding zinc-dependent alcohol dehydrogenase family protein: MRGVMMYAPGDVRTEERDDPQIVEPTDAILRLTATCVCGSDLWPYRGVEPMAASPAAMGHEYVGLVEQIGSDVKNVKVGDFVVGSFVASDNTCEICQAGYQSRCIHQVMMGALGMQAERARVPLADGTLVGTPGQPDDDLIPSLLAASDVLGTGWYGAVAAEAGPGKTIAVVGDGAVGLSAVLAAKHLGAERIIAFSRHPARQALAREFGATDILEERGEEGAAKVVELTAGYGAHGAVEAVGSQEAMWQAIRATRPGGYVGYVGVSHGVELDGTELFFTSVHLHGGPAPVRRFLPELIQLIWDRTIDPGRVFDLALPLADAAEAYRAMDERRATKVLLTL, from the coding sequence ATGCGTGGAGTCATGATGTACGCCCCCGGCGACGTCCGTACTGAGGAGCGAGACGACCCGCAGATCGTCGAGCCGACGGACGCGATCTTGCGATTGACCGCGACTTGTGTGTGCGGGTCAGACCTGTGGCCGTACCGCGGCGTCGAGCCGATGGCCGCATCACCGGCGGCGATGGGGCACGAGTACGTCGGGCTGGTCGAGCAGATCGGGTCGGACGTGAAGAACGTCAAGGTCGGCGACTTCGTCGTCGGCTCGTTCGTCGCTTCCGACAACACGTGCGAGATCTGCCAGGCCGGCTACCAGTCCCGCTGCATCCACCAGGTGATGATGGGCGCGCTCGGGATGCAGGCAGAGCGGGCGCGCGTCCCGCTGGCCGACGGCACGCTCGTCGGGACCCCCGGACAGCCGGATGACGATCTGATCCCGTCGCTGCTCGCCGCGTCCGACGTGCTCGGGACCGGCTGGTACGGGGCGGTCGCCGCCGAGGCCGGTCCGGGCAAGACCATCGCCGTCGTCGGCGACGGTGCGGTCGGTCTCTCGGCGGTGCTCGCGGCGAAGCATCTCGGCGCCGAGCGCATCATCGCCTTCAGTCGGCACCCCGCACGCCAGGCCCTGGCTCGCGAGTTCGGCGCGACCGACATCCTCGAAGAACGCGGCGAGGAGGGCGCGGCGAAGGTGGTCGAGCTCACCGCCGGGTACGGGGCTCACGGGGCGGTCGAGGCTGTCGGCTCCCAGGAGGCGATGTGGCAGGCGATCCGCGCGACGCGCCCCGGCGGGTACGTTGGATACGTCGGTGTCTCCCACGGCGTGGAGCTCGACGGCACGGAGCTGTTCTTCACCAGCGTGCACCTGCACGGCGGGCCCGCCCCGGTGCGCCGGTTCCTCCCTGAGCTCATCCAGCTGATCTGGGACCGTACGATCGATCCCGGCAGGGTCTTCGATCTCGCCCTGCCTCTCGCGGATGCTGCTGAGGCCTACAGGGCGATGGACGAGCGACGAGCGACGAAGGTCCTCCTGACCCTCTGA
- a CDS encoding glycoside hydrolase family 15 protein: MSAHRPIPHPRAALAPTAALLLGASLLASPSAAAAPGVPAPGGPGVKSTWTEADKTGFGTARDRRSNVWFTLQRGRVSEVFYPDLSTPSVRSLELAVTDGATFTDREAVDMRPATARPDARSLRFRQVGGRPGRYRVVKQVVTDPRRAALVVRVRLQSLDGRRYRLFVRHDPALNNGGMDDRARTVGQTLVASDGQVATALRAQPRLGASSNGYAGLASDGWPDLRDDHRLDRRHRSAGPGNVVQTARVSRVDGLPGRQRATLTLGFGRGVSDARATAASSARVGWSSLQRRYDRGWHRYLAGLKRVPATAAPVRRQYLASALVLAAAEDKRNPGAVVASPSAPWVWGDEVPDLSSPSGAYHLVWSRDSYEFGSAMWAMGDEAAARRIVDWLFRVQQRPDGSFPQNSDVQGTPVWSELQLDEVALPIVLARLTGKTDRRTYEGVKRAATFLERFRDEETGRPAPYSPQERWENQSGYSPNSIAAQIAGLVCAADIARTNGDPASAQRWLRLADSWAAQAKGWTVTTNGPLSTNPYFLRLTKNGLPNTASPYQMGDGGPVQIDQRRVVDPSFLALARWGILPADDPVIASSLAVVDQELKVQTPNGPFWRRFSLDGYGETRDGGQWEITEPGTFTTLGRGWPILTGERGEQEVAAGRDASSYLATIAASANGGDMISEQVWDGRPPTGRPCCTAGEGTRAATPLVWSHGLLVRLAWTMQRGRPADQQAVVARRYLD, from the coding sequence ATGTCCGCACACCGCCCGATCCCGCATCCTCGCGCCGCTCTGGCGCCCACCGCAGCACTGCTGCTCGGTGCCTCGCTGCTCGCCAGCCCGTCGGCCGCCGCGGCACCCGGTGTTCCCGCACCCGGTGGTCCGGGAGTCAAGAGCACCTGGACCGAGGCCGACAAGACCGGCTTCGGCACCGCGCGCGACCGACGCAGCAACGTGTGGTTCACGCTGCAGCGTGGCCGGGTGAGCGAGGTGTTCTATCCGGACCTGTCGACGCCCAGCGTGCGCAGCCTCGAGCTCGCCGTCACCGACGGTGCCACGTTCACCGACCGCGAGGCCGTCGACATGCGCCCGGCCACCGCCCGTCCTGATGCGCGCAGCCTGCGGTTCCGCCAGGTCGGCGGCCGTCCCGGGCGCTATCGCGTCGTCAAGCAGGTCGTGACCGACCCACGTCGTGCCGCGCTCGTGGTCCGTGTGCGGCTGCAGTCGCTGGACGGTCGCCGCTACCGGCTCTTCGTCCGGCACGACCCGGCGCTGAACAACGGCGGCATGGACGACCGCGCCCGTACGGTCGGCCAGACGCTCGTGGCCTCCGACGGTCAGGTCGCCACCGCGTTGCGTGCGCAGCCGCGGCTCGGAGCGAGCAGCAACGGCTACGCCGGGCTGGCCAGCGACGGGTGGCCAGACCTGCGCGACGACCACAGGCTCGATCGACGTCACCGATCGGCCGGTCCCGGCAACGTCGTCCAGACCGCACGCGTGAGTCGCGTCGACGGGCTGCCCGGTCGGCAGCGCGCGACGCTGACGCTCGGCTTCGGACGAGGTGTGTCCGACGCGCGCGCGACCGCCGCGTCGAGCGCGCGTGTCGGTTGGTCTTCGCTGCAGCGCCGGTACGACCGAGGCTGGCACCGCTACCTCGCCGGCCTGAAGCGAGTGCCGGCGACCGCGGCCCCGGTCAGGCGCCAGTACCTCGCGTCGGCGCTCGTGCTCGCGGCTGCCGAGGACAAGCGCAACCCCGGCGCCGTCGTCGCCTCGCCGTCCGCGCCGTGGGTGTGGGGCGACGAGGTGCCGGACCTGTCGTCGCCGTCCGGCGCCTATCACCTGGTCTGGTCGCGCGACTCGTACGAGTTCGGCAGCGCGATGTGGGCCATGGGCGACGAGGCCGCCGCACGGCGGATCGTCGACTGGCTGTTCCGTGTCCAGCAGAGGCCTGACGGGTCCTTCCCGCAGAACTCCGACGTGCAGGGCACCCCTGTGTGGTCGGAGCTGCAGCTCGACGAGGTGGCACTGCCGATCGTGCTCGCGAGGCTTACCGGCAAGACCGACCGCCGGACGTACGAGGGCGTGAAACGTGCCGCGACCTTCCTCGAGCGCTTCCGCGACGAGGAGACGGGGCGCCCCGCCCCGTACTCGCCCCAGGAACGCTGGGAGAACCAGTCCGGCTACTCGCCGAACTCGATCGCCGCGCAGATCGCGGGTCTCGTGTGCGCCGCTGACATCGCCCGCACGAACGGTGACCCGGCGTCCGCGCAGCGCTGGCTGAGGCTCGCCGACAGCTGGGCGGCGCAGGCGAAGGGCTGGACCGTCACCACCAACGGTCCGCTCTCGACGAACCCGTACTTCCTGCGGCTGACGAAGAACGGCCTGCCCAACACCGCTTCGCCATACCAGATGGGCGACGGCGGGCCCGTGCAGATCGACCAGCGCCGCGTGGTCGACCCCAGCTTCCTCGCTCTCGCACGGTGGGGGATCCTGCCCGCCGACGACCCGGTGATCGCCTCCTCGCTGGCCGTGGTCGACCAGGAGCTGAAGGTGCAGACCCCGAACGGACCGTTCTGGCGGCGGTTCAGCCTCGACGGCTACGGAGAGACGCGCGACGGCGGCCAGTGGGAGATCACCGAGCCAGGCACCTTCACGACCCTCGGTCGCGGTTGGCCGATCCTCACCGGCGAGCGCGGAGAGCAGGAGGTGGCGGCAGGGCGCGACGCGTCCTCGTACCTCGCCACGATCGCGGCGTCAGCCAACGGTGGCGACATGATCTCCGAACAGGTGTGGGACGGTCGGCCACCGACCGGACGGCCATGCTGTACGGCCGGGGAGGGCACCCGTGCGGCGACGCCGCTGGTCTGGTCGCACGGCCTGCTCGTGCGGCTGGCGTGGACGATGCAGCGTGGCCGTCCGGCGGACCAGCAGGCCGTGGTCGCACGGCGCTACCTGGACTGA
- a CDS encoding GAF and ANTAR domain-containing protein, producing the protein MNAGSLEIAQALTDAARAIHQPRSLEATLDAIVEAARDTVPGFDHVGISVAHSNGEIETLAGTDQLVWELDTLQYQLGQGPCVDAIREFPIVPVEKAAEDPRWPDYMPAAARAGLRAQLGVRLFNEDETLGGLNLYSVHADTIAAGAVELAALFASHATIALGRARKEEHLNDALVTRKVIGQAIGIVCERYKITEDQAFHFLVRASSTSNIKLRGIAQEIVDSTNQEYERGADD; encoded by the coding sequence ATGAACGCAGGATCTCTCGAGATCGCCCAGGCGCTGACCGATGCCGCGCGGGCGATCCACCAGCCCCGCTCGCTCGAAGCCACTCTCGATGCGATCGTCGAGGCCGCGCGCGACACCGTGCCGGGGTTCGACCACGTCGGCATCTCGGTCGCCCACAGCAACGGCGAGATCGAGACGCTCGCCGGCACCGACCAGCTGGTCTGGGAGCTCGACACCCTTCAGTACCAGCTGGGCCAGGGACCATGTGTCGACGCGATCCGCGAGTTCCCCATCGTGCCGGTCGAGAAGGCAGCAGAGGACCCGAGGTGGCCCGACTACATGCCGGCTGCCGCACGGGCCGGCCTGCGCGCCCAGCTGGGCGTCCGGCTGTTCAACGAGGACGAGACGCTCGGAGGCTTGAACCTCTACTCGGTCCACGCCGACACGATCGCCGCAGGAGCCGTCGAGCTCGCGGCCCTGTTCGCCTCCCACGCGACCATCGCGCTGGGACGTGCACGCAAGGAGGAGCACCTCAACGATGCGCTGGTGACCCGCAAGGTGATCGGGCAGGCCATCGGGATCGTCTGCGAGCGCTACAAGATCACTGAGGACCAGGCGTTCCACTTCCTCGTTCGCGCGTCGTCGACCAGCAACATCAAGCTCCGTGGCATCGCACAGGAGATCGTCGACAGCACCAACCAGGAGTACGAGCGGGGAGCAGACGACTGA
- a CDS encoding alpha/beta fold hydrolase, producing MPLHAPDGTLLAYRCIGAGAPLVCVPGGPMLPADYLGDLGGLSDHAELVLVDPRGSGASGTPADPATYRCDRLVDDLETLRLHLGLDRVALLGHSAGANVVFRYAERYPDRVDRLVLVTPSTRAVGVEISDEARSEVARSRSAEPWYDAAAAALARVQSGAAGDGDWAAITPFSYGRWDAEVAAYDAAMEASRNAVAAQAFGADGAFDPPATRAALAALDVPVVVVAGSADVGNPVDAMSEVAGLFPRGELVVQEGAGHFPWVDDPASFRTLAVRALSR from the coding sequence ATGCCTCTCCATGCTCCTGACGGGACGCTGTTGGCCTACCGCTGCATCGGGGCTGGCGCGCCGCTCGTCTGCGTCCCGGGTGGCCCGATGCTCCCGGCTGACTATCTCGGAGACCTCGGTGGCCTGAGTGATCACGCCGAGCTCGTCCTCGTCGACCCCCGAGGGAGCGGTGCCTCGGGGACGCCGGCGGACCCGGCGACGTACCGGTGCGACCGGCTCGTCGACGACCTCGAGACGCTCCGCCTCCATCTCGGGCTCGACCGCGTCGCTCTGCTCGGGCACTCGGCCGGGGCGAACGTCGTGTTCCGTTATGCCGAGCGCTATCCCGACCGCGTGGATCGGCTGGTGCTGGTGACACCGAGCACGCGGGCCGTCGGTGTCGAGATTAGCGACGAGGCGCGGTCGGAGGTGGCGCGGTCTCGCTCGGCTGAGCCCTGGTACGACGCTGCCGCAGCCGCACTGGCGCGGGTCCAGTCTGGTGCTGCCGGCGACGGCGACTGGGCGGCGATCACCCCGTTCAGCTACGGGCGCTGGGACGCGGAGGTGGCCGCGTACGACGCCGCGATGGAGGCGTCGCGCAACGCCGTGGCGGCGCAGGCGTTCGGGGCGGACGGGGCGTTCGACCCGCCGGCGACGCGGGCGGCGCTGGCCGCGCTCGACGTCCCGGTCGTGGTCGTCGCCGGCAGCGCGGACGTGGGCAACCCCGTTGACGCGATGTCGGAGGTCGCCGGCCTGTTCCCCCGTGGCGAGCTCGTCGTCCAGGAGGGCGCCGGGCACTTCCCGTGGGTGGACGACCCTGCGTCCTTCCGCACGCTCGCCGTGCGAGCCCTCAGCCGATAG
- a CDS encoding DUF998 domain-containing protein, which translates to MSTPTRRLLAAAALAGPVFYTSAIAQMVTRDGFDLREHPISQLSTGDLGWVQRATFVIAGLGVLGLAVAHRRLVTTGVGRRWLPILIGVFGGGLAVAGLFVMDPQYAFPAGTPDAPAPEMSWHSVVHSGAAAVAFTALAVACVVLTVRAIGARRTLPAIGSGLAAVILLVPVSPTHASIQIAVTGLVAFGWVSAYALHLRRLAS; encoded by the coding sequence ATGAGCACACCCACCCGGCGGCTCCTTGCCGCGGCAGCCCTCGCAGGCCCCGTGTTCTACACCTCCGCGATCGCGCAGATGGTCACGCGTGACGGGTTCGACCTGCGCGAGCACCCGATCAGCCAGCTCTCGACCGGCGACCTCGGCTGGGTCCAGAGGGCGACGTTCGTCATCGCCGGTCTCGGCGTGCTCGGCCTCGCCGTGGCACACCGCCGCCTCGTGACCACCGGCGTCGGTCGGCGCTGGTTGCCGATCCTCATCGGCGTCTTCGGGGGCGGACTGGCCGTCGCCGGCCTGTTCGTGATGGACCCGCAGTACGCCTTCCCGGCCGGCACCCCGGACGCCCCGGCGCCGGAGATGTCCTGGCACAGCGTGGTGCACTCCGGAGCTGCCGCGGTCGCGTTCACCGCGCTCGCCGTCGCCTGCGTCGTGCTGACCGTGCGCGCGATCGGCGCGCGTCGTACGCTGCCCGCGATCGGCAGCGGACTCGCCGCCGTGATCCTGCTCGTCCCCGTGTCGCCGACCCACGCGAGCATCCAGATCGCCGTCACCGGCCTGGTCGCCTTCGGATGGGTGTCGGCGTACGCCCTGCACCTTCGCCGTCTCGCCTCGTGA
- a CDS encoding YciI family protein, which translates to MKYLLLSYTPSADWDAATADVPSEEAFAAFEAYQKFEAELRETGEFVTSEGLGHPAVTTTVRKADGGVVATDGPFAELKEVLASFAVIDCASQERAVEIVGRMVDVLGEPMEIRPIMGDDYAA; encoded by the coding sequence ATGAAGTACCTGCTTCTCAGCTACACGCCATCGGCCGATTGGGACGCGGCCACCGCCGACGTCCCCTCGGAGGAGGCGTTCGCCGCCTTCGAGGCGTACCAGAAGTTCGAGGCCGAGCTCCGCGAGACCGGGGAGTTCGTGACGAGCGAAGGGCTTGGACACCCCGCCGTGACGACGACCGTCCGCAAGGCAGACGGTGGGGTCGTCGCCACCGACGGGCCGTTCGCCGAGCTGAAGGAGGTCCTGGCGAGCTTCGCGGTCATCGACTGCGCGAGCCAGGAGCGGGCGGTCGAGATCGTCGGCCGGATGGTCGACGTCCTCGGTGAACCCATGGAGATCCGGCCGATCATGGGCGACGACTACGCCGCCTGA
- a CDS encoding RNA polymerase sigma factor — MSEERSIENLLRSEAPQVLGALARRFSRFDVAEDAVQEALLAAARQWPADGVPVDPRGWLIRIGYRRMVDILRSEQARHRRERLVGTSELADREPDRRPAVIEDDDSLTVLLLCCHPTLSPTSQVALTLRAVGGLTTAEIAHAYGTSEATMGTRISRAKHQLVREGTRLVAPSSADRASRMASVLRALYLIFNEGYTASSGDDLGRIDLSAEAIRLTRTALAQTPDDPEVAGLLALLLLTEARRDARTDGEHRLVPLDEQDRSRWDRTMIAEGEQILKRAWAQREVGPYQLQAAIAAVHDTAPRDDATDWPQIAALYLWLERLTPTGPVRLSRVVAVARAFGAQRGLDLLDDLDRRFGLSGDALTRQRVRAVRAHLLDELGRRSEAAVAFREAAELTHNAVERDYLLGRAEAH; from the coding sequence ATGTCCGAGGAGAGGTCGATCGAGAACCTGCTGCGCAGCGAGGCGCCGCAGGTGCTCGGCGCGCTCGCACGACGGTTCAGCCGCTTCGACGTCGCCGAGGACGCGGTCCAAGAAGCGCTCCTCGCGGCGGCCCGGCAGTGGCCGGCGGACGGCGTGCCGGTCGACCCGCGCGGGTGGCTGATCCGGATCGGCTACCGACGGATGGTCGACATCCTGCGCTCCGAGCAGGCACGGCACCGGCGCGAACGACTCGTCGGGACGTCCGAGCTGGCCGACCGAGAGCCGGACCGGCGACCTGCCGTGATCGAGGACGACGACAGCCTCACTGTGCTCCTGCTGTGCTGCCACCCCACGCTCAGCCCGACCTCGCAGGTCGCGCTCACGTTGCGCGCGGTCGGCGGACTGACGACCGCGGAGATCGCACACGCGTACGGCACCTCCGAGGCCACCATGGGCACCCGGATCAGCAGGGCCAAGCACCAGCTCGTCCGAGAGGGGACCCGCCTTGTCGCCCCCTCCAGTGCCGACCGCGCGTCACGCATGGCCTCCGTCCTGCGCGCCCTCTACCTGATCTTCAACGAGGGCTACACCGCCAGCTCCGGGGACGACCTCGGCCGGATCGACCTCAGCGCGGAGGCGATTCGTCTCACGCGGACGGCCCTCGCGCAGACGCCGGACGACCCCGAGGTCGCCGGCCTGCTCGCTCTCCTCCTGCTGACCGAGGCTCGGCGGGACGCCCGCACCGACGGCGAGCACCGTCTCGTGCCGCTGGACGAGCAGGACCGCAGCCGGTGGGACCGCACGATGATCGCCGAGGGCGAGCAGATCCTCAAACGCGCGTGGGCGCAGCGGGAGGTCGGGCCGTACCAGCTCCAGGCCGCCATCGCCGCCGTCCACGACACGGCGCCTCGCGACGACGCGACGGACTGGCCGCAGATCGCCGCGCTCTATCTCTGGCTCGAGCGCCTCACCCCGACCGGTCCCGTACGACTCTCCCGTGTCGTCGCGGTCGCCCGAGCCTTCGGCGCCCAGCGTGGGCTCGACCTGCTCGACGACCTCGACCGGCGCTTCGGTCTCAGCGGTGACGCCCTGACGCGGCAGCGCGTACGGGCCGTACGGGCGCACCTGCTCGACGAGCTCGGGCGTCGTTCGGAAGCGGCCGTCGCCTTCCGCGAGGCCGCGGAGCTCACGCACAACGCGGTCGAGCGTGACTACCTGCTCGGCCGCGCGGAGGCGCACTAG